A single genomic interval of Romboutsia ilealis harbors:
- the asrA gene encoding anaerobic sulfite reductase subunit AsrA, with the protein MKIKLDKSSFNQGLEKLKSEYKILAPKTTPFKGTFSDTDITKYEEIRTIEEIEFNKKSNFSAKETILPITQVLFYFTEKEYKTSDIDDKKLLVFLRACDLNGVKRIDEIYLRNGIERDYYYERLREKVKFVLIGCKESFRNCFCVSMDSNKSDNYSMAINLRDDEIYLDIKDSSLDIFEGEACDFEVDYVKENIINLEVPENINPVELSKHPMWDEYDARCIACGKCNFVCPTCTCFTMQDIYYKENENVGERRRVWASCQVDGYTDMAGGHSFRKKQGERMRYKVMHKIHDFNKRFGYQMCVGCGRCDDACPQYISLSECIEKVADVVLVKEEAK; encoded by the coding sequence ATGAAGATTAAGTTAGATAAATCAAGCTTTAACCAGGGTTTAGAGAAGTTAAAGTCAGAGTATAAAATATTAGCACCTAAAACTACACCGTTTAAAGGAACGTTTTCTGATACAGATATAACAAAGTATGAAGAAATAAGAACTATAGAAGAAATAGAATTTAATAAAAAATCAAATTTCTCGGCAAAAGAAACAATCCTGCCAATAACTCAAGTGTTGTTTTACTTTACGGAAAAAGAATATAAAACAAGTGATATAGATGATAAAAAGCTTTTAGTATTTTTAAGAGCATGTGATTTAAATGGAGTAAAAAGAATAGATGAGATATACCTTAGAAATGGAATAGAAAGAGACTATTACTATGAAAGATTAAGAGAAAAAGTTAAATTTGTACTTATAGGATGTAAGGAAAGCTTTAGAAATTGCTTTTGTGTAAGTATGGATTCAAATAAAAGTGATAATTACTCAATGGCAATAAACTTAAGAGATGATGAAATATATTTAGATATAAAGGATAGTTCTTTAGATATATTTGAAGGAGAAGCTTGTGACTTTGAAGTTGATTATGTTAAAGAAAATATAATTAATTTAGAAGTTCCTGAAAATATCAACCCAGTAGAACTTTCAAAACATCCTATGTGGGATGAGTATGATGCTAGATGTATAGCATGTGGAAAATGTAACTTTGTCTGTCCAACATGTACATGCTTTACTATGCAAGATATATACTACAAAGAAAATGAAAACGTTGGAGAAAGAAGAAGAGTATGGGCATCATGTCAAGTTGATGGATATACAGATATGGCAGGAGGACATTCCTTCAGAAAAAAACAAGGGGAAAGAATGAGATATAAGGTCATGCATAAAATTCATGATTTTAATAAGAGATTTGGATATCAAATGTGTGTAGGTTGTGGAAGATGTGATGATGCATGTCCTCAATATATATCACTTTCAGAATGTATAGAAAAAGTAGCGGATGTAGTGTTAGTTAAAGAGGAGGCAAAATAA
- a CDS encoding formate/nitrite transporter family protein, producing MHNETLEKLTNAAKNKINMLNNSKLKYLVSSAFAGLYVGLGIILIFTVGGLLSAADSPMTKIMMGLSFAVALCLVVMTGSELFTGNNMVMSAGMLNKGVSGKSVAKVWMYSYIGNLLGSLLVAAFFVGSGLVDKGPVMEFFATTSISKASAPAMHLFFRGVLCNILVCVAVLCSFRTSDESAKLIMIFLCLFTFITSGFEHSIANMTIFGIVLFSKAIAGATLGGAIYNLAIVTLGNMVGGAIVMGIGVYILGSEKGKVNSLNNKAI from the coding sequence ATGCATAACGAAACTTTAGAAAAATTAACTAATGCTGCGAAAAATAAGATTAACATGCTAAATAATAGTAAATTAAAATATTTAGTATCATCTGCTTTTGCAGGATTATATGTAGGACTTGGAATAATATTAATATTTACAGTTGGAGGACTTTTAAGTGCAGCTGATTCTCCTATGACTAAAATAATGATGGGATTATCTTTTGCAGTAGCACTATGTTTAGTTGTTATGACAGGGAGTGAATTATTTACAGGTAATAACATGGTAATGAGTGCAGGTATGTTAAATAAAGGTGTAAGTGGTAAGAGTGTAGCTAAGGTTTGGATGTATAGTTATATAGGAAACTTATTAGGTTCACTTTTAGTTGCAGCATTTTTTGTAGGAAGTGGATTAGTTGATAAAGGTCCTGTAATGGAGTTTTTTGCTACAACATCAATATCAAAAGCTTCAGCACCAGCAATGCATCTTTTCTTTAGAGGAGTTTTATGTAATATATTAGTTTGTGTTGCAGTGCTTTGTTCTTTTAGAACTAGTGATGAGAGTGCCAAGTTAATAATGATATTCTTATGTTTATTTACATTTATAACTAGTGGGTTTGAGCACAGTATAGCTAATATGACTATATTTGGTATAGTGTTATTTTCTAAAGCTATAGCTGGAGCTACTTTAGGAGGAGCTATATACAACTTAGCTATAGTAACACTTGGAAATATGGTAGGAGGAGCTATAGTTATGGGTATTGGGGTTTATATACTTGGAAGTGAAAAAGGCAAAGTTAATTCTTTAAATAATAAAGCTATATAA
- a CDS encoding PIG-L family deacetylase has translation MKRKSIITNNIIILLLIILLGQVLIYIKINLTDKTCEKTFKQNVVFYPQHQDDEVLWGASAILRAIETCGQDNIYVVLVADGLGVNVFNNNEYKNMTNEEKKEIRDKEFKAALSQLGVKEENIIILSDINKENEDIFELMEKTILEFENSLENVTHISHHYEYDDHPMHIKNGQVLKNLKDEGKVKDALYFIKPQYLKSIPVKNRVIYKVKNKSEYNKVKKACYEYKRVDIENNRYGVGYTSSPRYFDNLLKTLDFKSILSNK, from the coding sequence GTGAAAAGAAAAAGTATAATTACAAATAATATAATTATATTGTTACTAATTATATTATTAGGACAGGTACTTATATATATAAAAATAAATTTAACAGATAAAACTTGCGAAAAAACATTTAAGCAAAATGTTGTATTTTATCCTCAACATCAAGATGATGAAGTTTTATGGGGTGCAAGTGCTATATTAAGAGCAATTGAAACATGTGGCCAAGATAATATATATGTAGTCTTAGTAGCAGACGGTTTAGGAGTAAATGTATTTAACAATAATGAATATAAAAACATGACAAATGAAGAAAAAAAAGAAATAAGGGATAAAGAATTTAAGGCAGCTTTGAGCCAATTAGGCGTAAAAGAAGAAAATATAATAATATTATCAGATATAAATAAAGAAAATGAGGATATATTTGAATTAATGGAAAAAACAATACTTGAATTTGAAAATAGCCTTGAAAATGTAACGCACATATCACACCACTATGAGTACGATGACCATCCTATGCATATAAAAAATGGCCAAGTTTTAAAAAATCTTAAAGACGAAGGAAAAGTAAAAGATGCACTTTATTTTATAAAGCCTCAATATTTAAAATCTATACCAGTAAAAAATAGAGTGATATATAAAGTAAAAAATAAATCTGAATACAATAAAGTAAAAAAAGCTTGTTATGAATATAAAAGAGTTGATATTGAAAATAATAGATATGGAGTCGGGTATACATCTTCACCTAGGTATTTTGATAACTTATTAAAGACTTTGGATTTTAAATCAATACTAAGTAATAAATAA
- a CDS encoding GntR family transcriptional regulator, whose product MKIVDKNLDIALHTQLYQIIKDMIESKELVEGASLMPERELCKLQNISRMTVNKAIINLVNEGLLERRQGKGTFVSYKKQQYRFQKLKGFTEVMSERGFNINNKILAFEIDTQNDIVRENLGIKNEHELVYKIKRLRIIDNEPFALETVYIPEKMCEGLKEILKEDDSLYRVFREEYNYKIEKAIQTIEPITLNKESSNLLNRELNSLALKFDRKVYTNDQSILEYTISIFTSDKHQYQIMMTE is encoded by the coding sequence ATGAAAATAGTAGATAAAAACTTAGATATAGCACTTCATACTCAGCTTTATCAAATAATTAAAGATATGATAGAAAGTAAAGAGCTTGTAGAAGGTGCAAGTTTAATGCCAGAAAGAGAGCTTTGTAAACTTCAAAATATTAGTAGAATGACAGTAAATAAAGCAATTATAAACTTAGTAAATGAAGGTTTATTAGAAAGAAGACAAGGAAAAGGAACTTTTGTATCATATAAAAAACAACAGTATAGATTTCAAAAGCTAAAAGGATTTACAGAAGTTATGAGTGAAAGAGGATTTAATATAAATAATAAGATACTAGCATTTGAAATAGATACTCAAAATGATATTGTCCGAGAAAATTTAGGAATAAAAAATGAACATGAACTTGTGTATAAAATAAAAAGGCTTAGAATAATAGATAATGAACCTTTTGCCTTAGAAACTGTATATATTCCAGAAAAAATGTGTGAAGGATTAAAAGAAATTCTAAAAGAAGATGATTCTTTATATAGGGTATTTAGAGAAGAATATAATTACAAAATAGAAAAAGCAATACAAACAATAGAACCAATAACTTTAAATAAAGAGAGCTCAAATCTTTTAAATAGAGAGTTAAATTCATTGGCTTTAAAATTTGATAGAAAAGTATATACTAATGACCAAAGCATATTAGAATATACTATATCGATTTTTACTAGTGATAAGCATCAGTACCAAATTATGATGACTGAATAG
- a CDS encoding Na+/H+ antiporter NhaC family protein encodes MKTEVKKGNPLALLPLGVFLVLFVGSGVITGDFYKMPSLVAFLIAGGVALLFNRKVSLEEKMNIFCKGAGDSNIILMVIIFLLAGAFSSVAKAMGGVDSTVNLSLSILPSNLLVTGLFIIGCFISVSMGTSVGTIAALAPIGLGISEKIGIPVALVMGAVVGGAMFGDNLSMISDTTIAAVRTQGCELKDKFKVNFLIVLPAAIITVILLTVVTSGYSTILTDNYNYELIKVLPYLLVLVGALCGINVFALLGSGIIFASIVGLLTNSFDIFGLIEAISGGISGMYELSLLAITIGGVVSLIKFNGGIDYVLYFITSKINSKKGAEFGIAALVSIIDLCTANNTIAIVAAGPLAKDIADKYDIDKRKTASILDIFSSCWQGIIPYGAQLLTAAGVAAISPVEIIPFLYYPGLMFICGILSITFSNVLLKNIKSNEVA; translated from the coding sequence ATGAAAACAGAAGTAAAAAAAGGAAATCCATTAGCTTTATTACCACTAGGAGTATTTTTAGTATTATTCGTAGGAAGTGGAGTAATAACAGGTGACTTTTATAAAATGCCATCGCTAGTAGCATTTTTAATAGCAGGAGGAGTTGCATTATTATTTAATAGAAAAGTAAGTTTAGAAGAAAAAATGAATATATTTTGCAAAGGAGCAGGAGACTCTAATATAATTTTAATGGTTATAATATTTTTACTTGCAGGAGCATTTTCAAGTGTAGCTAAAGCAATGGGTGGAGTAGATTCAACAGTAAACTTAAGTTTATCTATACTTCCATCAAATCTTTTAGTAACAGGATTATTTATAATAGGATGTTTTATATCTGTATCAATGGGAACTTCAGTAGGAACAATAGCAGCACTTGCTCCTATAGGACTAGGGATATCAGAAAAAATAGGAATACCAGTAGCATTAGTAATGGGAGCCGTTGTAGGTGGTGCAATGTTTGGAGATAACTTATCTATGATCTCGGATACAACAATAGCAGCAGTTAGAACTCAAGGTTGCGAACTTAAAGATAAATTTAAAGTTAATTTTTTAATAGTTTTACCAGCAGCAATAATTACAGTAATATTATTGACAGTAGTAACATCAGGATATTCTACTATATTAACTGATAATTATAATTATGAATTAATAAAAGTTTTACCATATCTTTTAGTATTAGTAGGAGCATTATGTGGAATAAATGTATTTGCTTTACTTGGAAGTGGTATAATATTTGCAAGTATAGTAGGTCTTTTAACTAATTCTTTTGATATATTTGGACTTATAGAAGCTATATCAGGTGGTATTTCTGGTATGTATGAATTAAGTTTATTAGCTATAACAATTGGTGGAGTTGTTTCACTTATAAAATTCAATGGTGGAATAGACTATGTATTATACTTTATAACTAGTAAAATAAACAGTAAAAAAGGTGCTGAATTTGGAATAGCGGCATTAGTTAGTATTATAGATTTATGTACAGCAAACAATACTATAGCAATAGTTGCAGCAGGGCCATTAGCAAAAGATATTGCAGATAAGTATGACATAGATAAGAGAAAGACTGCGAGTATACTTGATATATTCTCATCTTGTTGGCAAGGTATAATACCATATGGAGCACAATTATTAACTGCAGCAGGTGTAGCGGCTATATCACCAGTAGAAATTATACCTTTTCTTTATTATCCAGGATTAATGTTTATATGTGGAATATTATCAATTACATTCTCTAATGTATTATTAAAAAATATAAAATCAAATGAAGTAGCATAA
- a CDS encoding EcsC family protein: MEDYNYTKLKELEIWKEKMRKKPSLLNKASKGVQNKFNSILPDNYHNIVTSAIKNMTKVVLFGSKYTTKKPLIGLTLKERDDLALDKIKTYKNTAMIEGAGTGAGGILIGLTDLPLLLGIKIKLLYELASIYGFDVKDYRERMYILSIFQLAFSSQDHVNKVFAKIENWDEYKNTLSDDINDLDWRSFQQEYRDYIDLAKLLQLVPGIGAFVGAYVNNKLVDKLGEYAMYAYRMRILSDEVCVTKKTSWFSKIFIK, from the coding sequence ATGGAAGATTACAATTATACAAAATTAAAAGAGCTAGAAATATGGAAAGAAAAAATGAGAAAAAAGCCTTCTCTTTTAAATAAAGCTTCAAAAGGAGTTCAAAATAAATTCAATTCTATACTACCTGATAATTATCATAATATAGTTACTTCTGCTATAAAAAATATGACTAAAGTTGTTTTATTCGGATCTAAGTATACTACTAAAAAGCCATTAATAGGACTTACTTTAAAGGAAAGAGATGATTTAGCATTAGATAAAATAAAAACTTATAAAAATACTGCTATGATTGAAGGAGCAGGTACTGGAGCTGGAGGTATATTAATTGGTCTTACTGATTTGCCACTTTTACTTGGTATAAAAATTAAGCTTCTTTATGAGCTTGCTAGCATTTATGGATTTGATGTTAAAGACTATAGAGAAAGGATGTATATATTAAGTATTTTTCAATTAGCTTTTTCTAGCCAAGATCATGTTAATAAGGTTTTTGCTAAAATAGAAAATTGGGATGAATATAAAAATACTTTATCTGATGATATAAATGATTTAGATTGGCGAAGTTTTCAACAAGAATACCGAGATTATATAGATTTAGCTAAACTTTTACAGCTTGTTCCTGGTATTGGTGCTTTTGTTGGCGCTTATGTTAATAATAAGTTGGTTGATAAGCTTGGTGAATACGCTATGTATGCTTATAGAATGAGGATTTTATCTGATGAAGTTTGTGTTACTAAAAAAACTAGTTGGTTTAGCAAGATATTTATAAAGTAG
- the asrC gene encoding sulfite reductase subunit C, whose protein sequence is MIRDLNTKKTMKNAYRITKNKYQTSLRVRIPGGCVDPESLMIVSKIASEYGNGDIHITTRQGFEILGIKMEDMGEVNKLIQPVIEKMDINQGEKNSGYPAAGTRNICACIGNKVCPKAQYNTTEFAKKIEKAVFPNDLHFKIALTGCPNDCIKARTHDFGIIGMTLPLYERDRCVSCGACVKKCKRLSTGALKMENYKIVRDHDKCIGCGECVLNCPTSAWTRDDKKYYRLAIMGRTGKKNPRLAEDFLIWADEESIIKIILNTYKYVNEYIDKNAPGGKEHIGYIVDRTGFMEFKKWALEGIELGDIVKVSENIYWSGIRY, encoded by the coding sequence ATGATAAGAGATTTAAATACTAAAAAAACTATGAAAAATGCTTATAGAATTACTAAAAATAAATATCAAACTTCTCTTAGAGTTAGAATACCAGGAGGATGTGTAGATCCTGAAAGTTTAATGATAGTATCTAAAATTGCTAGTGAATATGGTAATGGAGATATACATATAACAACTAGACAAGGATTTGAAATACTTGGTATAAAAATGGAAGATATGGGTGAGGTTAATAAATTAATACAACCAGTTATAGAAAAAATGGATATAAATCAAGGTGAAAAAAACTCTGGATATCCAGCGGCAGGAACTAGAAATATATGTGCTTGTATAGGTAATAAAGTCTGTCCAAAGGCTCAATATAATACAACAGAATTTGCAAAGAAAATAGAAAAAGCAGTATTCCCAAATGATCTACATTTTAAAATAGCATTAACGGGATGTCCAAATGACTGTATAAAGGCAAGAACTCATGACTTTGGAATAATAGGTATGACACTTCCTTTATATGAAAGAGATAGATGTGTATCTTGTGGAGCGTGTGTTAAAAAGTGTAAAAGGTTATCAACAGGAGCACTTAAAATGGAAAACTACAAAATAGTAAGAGATCATGATAAGTGTATAGGATGTGGGGAATGTGTTCTTAACTGTCCAACTAGTGCATGGACTAGAGATGATAAAAAATATTATAGACTTGCTATAATGGGTAGAACTGGTAAGAAAAATCCAAGACTAGCAGAAGATTTTTTAATTTGGGCAGATGAAGAATCTATAATTAAGATAATACTTAATACTTATAAATATGTTAATGAATATATAGATAAAAATGCCCCAGGAGGAAAAGAACACATAGGTTATATTGTTGATAGAACTGGATTTATGGAATTTAAAAAGTGGGCACTTGAAGGTATTGAGTTAGGTGATATAGTTAAGGTTAGTGAAAATATATATTGGAGTGGTATAAGATATTAA
- the asrB gene encoding anaerobic sulfite reductase subunit AsrB codes for MNQYIPVAAKITDIVKHTDIEWTFRVSCKTDGVLPGKFYEISIPKFGESPISVSGYGNDYIDFTIRNVGKVTSELFKYNIGDNFFIRGPYGNGFDVSLYEERDIVVVAGGSGLAPVRGIIEYFYNNPNKCKSFKLIAGFRSLEDILFKPDIKRWSEKLDVLVTVDKADEDYNGNVGLVTKYIPNLNIENLDNMSAIVVGPPMMMKFTVEEFLKRDIAENNIWVSYERKMCCGIGKCGHCKMDDTYICIDGPVFDYSYAKNLID; via the coding sequence ATGAATCAATATATACCAGTTGCAGCAAAAATAACAGATATAGTTAAACATACAGATATAGAATGGACATTTAGAGTAAGTTGTAAAACTGATGGAGTGCTTCCTGGAAAGTTTTATGAAATATCAATACCTAAATTTGGAGAAAGTCCTATATCAGTTTCAGGATACGGTAATGACTATATAGATTTCACAATAAGAAATGTAGGGAAGGTAACTAGTGAGTTGTTTAAATATAATATAGGAGATAATTTCTTTATAAGAGGACCTTATGGAAATGGTTTTGATGTTAGCTTATATGAAGAAAGAGATATAGTAGTTGTAGCAGGGGGGAGTGGATTAGCTCCTGTTAGAGGAATAATTGAATATTTTTATAATAACCCTAATAAATGCAAGAGTTTTAAGTTAATAGCAGGATTTAGATCTCTTGAAGATATATTATTTAAACCTGATATAAAAAGATGGAGTGAAAAGCTAGATGTACTAGTTACAGTGGATAAAGCTGATGAAGATTATAATGGTAATGTTGGATTAGTTACAAAGTATATACCAAATCTTAATATAGAAAATCTTGATAATATGTCTGCAATAGTTGTAGGACCTCCTATGATGATGAAGTTTACAGTTGAAGAATTCTTAAAAAGAGATATAGCTGAAAATAATATATGGGTTTCATATGAAAGAAAAATGTGCTGTGGTATTGGAAAATGTGGACACTGTAAGATGGATGACACTTATATATGTATAGATGGACCTGTGTTTGATTATTCTTATGCTAAAAATCTTATAGATTAG
- a CDS encoding MATE family efflux transporter: MSSLDLLKDNEKKVFYHYLIPSICSTLVNSIYILVDTLIIGQGVGAEGISALNIFLPFYSIYMGIGLMFGIGAGILMSTEDGVGNTEKSKKYFITSILCVSLVAIILTLVSSFNLRKISYMLGANESSIDLVMEYGRYIVYSTPIFICTNFLGPIVRNRKEPNLCMVAVLLGAGLNIVLDYIFVFPMQMGMKGAAMATVIGSITTSLVLLTHFIKKKNRIKICINGISFDMVKKIISCGSSSFLMEVASGFVIFIFNIQILKYIGDNGIVVYGIISNCIIVGTSLFNGIAQATQPVIATNHGADEVNRVKTVLKYAMYTTIAIGIILFAIIFVFTKKVILVFVKADESIINMGIPSIRMYLSAFCIMNINILMCNYFQSIGKEKISVSISIIRGFLLNIILVLIMPLVLGGNGLWLVVPLTEVITFLGIYIYLTKRQGYLALR; encoded by the coding sequence ATGTCATCATTAGATTTATTAAAAGATAACGAAAAAAAAGTTTTTTATCATTACTTAATACCATCAATTTGCTCTACTTTGGTAAATTCAATTTATATATTAGTAGACACACTTATAATTGGCCAAGGAGTTGGAGCAGAAGGTATATCAGCTCTTAATATATTTTTACCCTTTTATTCTATTTATATGGGAATAGGATTGATGTTTGGAATAGGAGCAGGTATATTAATGTCGACAGAAGATGGTGTTGGTAATACTGAAAAATCGAAAAAATATTTTATAACAAGTATACTATGTGTTTCATTAGTTGCAATTATATTAACGTTAGTTTCAAGTTTTAACTTAAGAAAAATAAGTTATATGTTAGGTGCAAATGAAAGTAGTATTGACTTAGTTATGGAATATGGTAGATATATAGTTTATTCTACACCAATATTTATTTGTACTAATTTCTTAGGACCTATAGTTAGAAATCGAAAAGAACCTAATTTATGTATGGTAGCCGTATTACTTGGAGCAGGACTTAATATAGTACTTGACTATATATTTGTTTTTCCAATGCAAATGGGTATGAAAGGGGCTGCAATGGCAACTGTTATAGGTAGTATTACAACATCTTTAGTATTACTTACTCATTTTATAAAAAAGAAAAATAGAATAAAAATATGTATAAATGGAATATCTTTTGACATGGTAAAGAAAATAATATCATGTGGTAGTTCAAGTTTTTTAATGGAAGTTGCAAGTGGATTTGTAATATTTATATTTAATATACAGATTTTAAAGTATATAGGAGATAATGGAATCGTAGTATATGGGATAATTTCAAACTGTATAATTGTTGGAACATCATTGTTTAATGGTATTGCTCAAGCAACTCAGCCAGTTATAGCAACCAATCATGGTGCTGATGAAGTTAATAGAGTAAAAACTGTATTAAAGTATGCAATGTACACTACGATAGCTATAGGTATTATTTTATTTGCTATAATATTTGTTTTCACAAAGAAAGTAATATTAGTATTTGTAAAAGCAGATGAGTCTATTATAAATATGGGTATACCATCTATAAGAATGTATTTAAGTGCATTTTGTATTATGAATATTAATATATTAATGTGTAACTACTTCCAATCAATTGGAAAAGAAAAGATATCTGTTAGTATATCAATAATAAGAGGATTTTTATTAAATATTATTCTTGTACTTATAATGCCACTTGTTTTAGGTGGAAACGGCTTATGGCTTGTAGTACCTCTTACGGAAGTTATAACTTTTTTAGGAATATATATTTATTTAACTAAAAGGCAAGGTTATCTAGCTTTAAGATAA